Proteins from one Besnoitia besnoiti strain Bb-Ger1 chromosome XIII, whole genome shotgun sequence genomic window:
- a CDS encoding hypothetical protein (encoded by transcript BESB_029860), whose product MWSPRCEESDARFLRYWEKREEALVSSEWLSRSELNARAHVACGRLCEALASSPLEIAGKILQTCAPGAHERLKRRETAGEDAETRTNSDTTEETGSSSREATTDSADGPAERRDSLCGVGREHTNGWSCCDFQQHLKGVRMAHYMTSNRLEEVVLRLAASVSGYVPVTLNWDADNIERVLYKIYSTHCKAVIVDAGVPAASLDKLCEAAAEGGLKETLQTCQERQEAAILEALREYVKCVPGGWAPASGGLSPAAVAPRATRVTQRAKEKNSRTGFHPSRVRPAQAAQADEKKTTPATKSVWWVRPKLDQDTRLTLVVLNPLHHVNSSVMLQLGLSFPRAKIHLISKYTTSYWSVLCEIAEAAEAESSERNPGAGRPAHKREERSPPFRVLVPLVSRHIDFLRELAQRSALPRGLSVERLASALQPKGVVLLLGSAPVGPATLETFEKLLGTLPVIRFGSTETCLQVLGTPFDLGTEAMHRALERGWSHKFRGERQVGFYIGRPHPPMTEVQIVKSVDPGSPEFLAPCEEGEPGFLVCRGANCMRGYVNSPEGTRAVFSKDRWYLGFGDICFLLRAPEGTQKKESPTCDYYWVTRSADLLIKGGANYSTLQISADLKRFLLSCYRGQLTENQVEVAVVGMKICSEHEDSCCVTLQLKPPSETQAGHRPPQAAEGGWHAGEEGEEREEEAWQTLCADIEKNFLARARQSDATMLPKASRPDFLQLGPIPKNFKGLVDLAALKKSFEHLRHAEN is encoded by the exons ATGTGGTCTCCACGCTGTGAAGAGAGTGACGCGCGGTTTCTGCGATACTGGGAAAAAAGGGAG GAGGCGTTGGTGTCGTCAGAGTGGCTGTCGCGCTCGGAGCTAAACGCCCGCGCGCATGTGGCGTGTGGGCGActctgcgaggcgctcgcaTCGTCGCCCTTGGAAATCGCAGGAAAAATACTTCAAACCTGCGCCCCTGGCGCTCACGAGAGGctgaaaagaagagagaccgcgggcgaagacgcggagacgcgaacgAACTCCGACACCACCGAAGAAACGGGATCATCGAGCCGAGAGGCCACAACAGACAGCGCAGATGGACcagcggagcggcgcgacTCGCTTTGCGGCGTAGGGCGCGAACATACGAACGGCTGGAGCTGCTGCGATTTTCAGCAACACTTGAAAG GTGTACGCATGGCGCACTACATGACCAGCAACAGACTGGAGGAAGTCGTGCTTCGCCTGGCGGCTTCAGTCTCTGGCTACGTTCCGGTCACTCTCAACTGGGACGCAGACAA CATCGAGCGCGTCCTCTATAAAATCTACTCCACGCACTGCAAAGCCGTAATCGTCGACGCCGGCGTGCCGGCTGCGAGCCTCGACAAGCTCTGcgaagccgccgcagagggaggaTTAAAA GAAACGCTGCAAACGTGTCAAGAGCGTCAGGAAGCCGCGATActcgaggcgcttcgcgaATATGTGAAGTGCGTGCCGGGCGGctgggcgcctgcctctg GGGGACTCAGTCCAgccgccgtggcgccgcgagcgacgcgcgtcaCACAGAGAGCGAAAGAGAAGAACTCGCGGACGGGCTTTCACCCGAGCCGCGTGCGgccagcgcaggcggcgcaggcggacgagaagaagacgactcCGGCGACGAAGAGTGTCTGGTGGGTCCGGCCCAAG CTCGACCAAGACACGCGCCTCACCCTCGTGGTTCTGAACCCCCTCCATCACGTAAATTCTTCCGTGATGCTGCAGCTCGGCCTCAGCTTCCCCCGCGCAAAGATCCACCTGATCTCCAA GTACACCACGTCGTACTGGTCAGTGCTCTGCGAGAtcgcggaagccgcggaggcggagtcTAGCGAACGCAATCCTGGCGCCGGCCGGCCTGCGCacaagcgagaagaaaggtCTCCGcccttccgcgtcctcgttcCACTCGTCTCGCGGCACATCGATTTCTTGCgagagctcgcgcagcgctccGCTCTCCCTCGAGGCCTCTCTGTGGAaaggctggcgagcgcgctcCAGCCGAAAGGTGTGGTGCTGCTGCTCGGCTCCGCGCCAGTAGGCCCCGCGACCCTCGAAACGTTTGAAAAACTCCTTGGAACGCTGCCGGTGATTCGCTTCGGCTCCACGGAGACCTGTCTGCAG GTGTTGGGGACCCCCTTTGACCTCGGAACAGAGGCCATGCACCGGGCGCTGGAACGCGGCTGGAGCCACAAGTTTCGCGGCGAACGCCAGGTGGGCTTCTACATCGGGAGGCCTCATCCGCCGATGACAGAAGTTCAGATCGTGAAGAGCGTCGACCCCGGCAGCCCGGAGTTTTTG GCCCCgtgcgaagaaggcgagccaGGGTTTCTGGTCTGTCGCGGCGCTAACTGCATGCGGGGCTACGTGAATTCTCCCGAGGGCACGCGCGCGGTTTTTTCGAAAGATAGGTGGTACCTGGGCTTCGGCGACAtctgcttccttctgcgcgccCCCGAGGGCACGCAGAAA AAAGAGTCACCAACCTGCGACTACTACTGGGTCACGCGCTCCGCAGATCTTCTCATCAAAGGCGGCGCGAACTACTCGACCCTTCAAATCAGCGCAGATCTCAAGAGGTTTCTGCTGTCGTGTTACCGAGGCCAGCTGACTGAAAACCAGGTCGAAGTAGCCGTCGTCGGAATGAAAATCTGCAGCGAGCACGAAGACAGCTGCTGCGTGACGCTCCAGCTGAAACCTCcaagcgagacgcaggccgGACATAGGCCTCCCCAAGCGGCAGAAGGAGGCtggcacgcaggcgaggaaggcgaagagagagaagaagaggcgtgGCAGACTCTGTGCGCCGATATCGAG